The following coding sequences lie in one Mycobacterium gordonae genomic window:
- a CDS encoding potassium channel family protein: protein MKVVVMGCGRVGSSVADGLYRIGHDVAVIDRDSAAFNRLSPEFDGDRVLGQGFDRDVLLRAGIEGADAFAAVSSGDNSNIISARLARETFGVRRVVARIYDAKRAEVYERLGIPTIATVPWTTDRLLNALTQETETAKWRDPTGTVAVAQVVLHEDWVGHRATDLEQATGARVAFLIRFGTGILPEPKTVLQAGDQVYVAAISGRAAEAVAIAALPPSEDLDK, encoded by the coding sequence GTGAAGGTGGTTGTGATGGGGTGCGGCCGGGTCGGTTCCTCGGTGGCAGACGGGCTGTACCGAATCGGCCATGACGTGGCGGTCATCGACCGCGACAGCGCCGCATTCAACAGGCTCAGCCCCGAGTTCGACGGCGACCGGGTGCTCGGTCAGGGCTTCGACCGCGACGTGCTGCTGCGGGCCGGGATCGAAGGCGCCGACGCGTTCGCCGCGGTGTCCTCCGGCGACAACTCCAACATCATCTCGGCACGGCTGGCCCGGGAGACTTTCGGCGTACGGCGCGTGGTCGCGCGCATCTATGACGCCAAGCGCGCCGAGGTGTACGAACGCCTGGGCATCCCAACGATCGCCACGGTGCCCTGGACCACCGATCGTCTGCTCAACGCGCTGACCCAGGAGACCGAAACCGCCAAATGGCGAGATCCGACGGGCACCGTCGCCGTCGCTCAGGTGGTGCTGCACGAAGACTGGGTGGGACACCGTGCCACCGACCTGGAGCAGGCCACCGGTGCGCGCGTGGCGTTCCTGATCCGGTTCGGCACCGGCATCCTGCCCGAACCCAAGACCGTGCTGCAGGCCGGGGATCAGGTCTACGTCGCCGCCATTTCCGGCCGTGCCGCCGAAGCCGTTGCCATCGCGGCGCTGCCGCCGAGCGAGGACCTGGACAAATGA
- the cei gene encoding envelope integrity protein Cei codes for MVAHITEGTAFDKHGRPFRRRNPRPAIIVVIFLVVVTGVVWTVALTRPADVREVAVCNPPPPAAGSDTPAKLGEQVSRTEMIDVAPAKLSDTKVRVLNASGRGGQAGDIAGALQDLGFAQPTSANDPIYAGTRLNCQGQIRFGTAGQATAAALWLVAPCTELFHDSRGDDSVDLALGTDFNSLAHSDDIDAVLATLRPGATEPADHALLAKIHANSC; via the coding sequence GTGGTTGCACACATCACCGAGGGTACCGCCTTCGACAAGCACGGTCGGCCCTTCCGGCGACGCAATCCTCGGCCCGCCATCATCGTCGTCATTTTCCTCGTGGTGGTGACCGGTGTGGTCTGGACGGTGGCACTCACCCGGCCGGCGGACGTCCGCGAGGTCGCGGTGTGCAACCCTCCCCCACCGGCCGCAGGATCCGACACGCCGGCCAAGCTCGGCGAACAGGTGTCGCGTACGGAAATGATCGACGTCGCTCCCGCCAAGCTCAGCGACACCAAGGTCCGGGTGCTCAACGCCAGCGGCCGCGGCGGCCAGGCCGGTGACATCGCCGGCGCGCTACAGGATTTGGGCTTTGCCCAACCGACGTCCGCCAACGACCCGATCTACGCCGGCACCAGGTTGAACTGCCAGGGACAGATTCGTTTCGGCACCGCGGGGCAAGCCACCGCGGCGGCGCTGTGGCTGGTGGCGCCGTGCACCGAGCTGTTCCATGACAGCCGTGGTGACGATTCCGTCGATCTCGCCCTGGGCACCGACTTCAACTCCCTGGCACACAGCGACGACATCGACGCCGTACTGGCGACCCTGCGTCCGGGGGCCACCGAGCCCGCGGATCACGCGCTGCTGGCGAAGATCCACGCCAACAGCTGCTGA
- a CDS encoding APC family permease, which produces MSKLSTAARRLLIGRPFRSDRLAHTLLPKRIALPVFASDALSSVAYAPEEIFLMLSIGGLAAYALSPWIGLAVAAVMLVVVASYRQNVHAYPSGGGDYEVVTTNLGPTAGLTVASALMVDYVLTVAVSTASAMSNIGSAVPVVAHHKVWFCVAAILLVTAMNLRGVRESGLAFAIPTYGFIIGVTGMIGWGLFRIFVLGNPLKADSASFEMHSEHGKIAGFALVFLMARAFSSGCAALTGVEAISNGVPAFEKPKSKNAATTLMMLGGIAVTLLMGIIVLAKKIGVQLVSDPATQLSGAPAGYYQKTLVTQLAETVFGNFHIGFVLITAVTALILVLAANTAFNGFPVLGSVLAQHSYLPRQLHTRGDRLAFSNGIVFLSVSALLAIVAFRAELSALIQLYIVGVFISFTLSQIGMVRHWTRLLRTETDPAARRRMLRSRIVNTIGFIATGAVLLVVMVTKFLAGAWIAIVAMALLFMLMKLIRRHYDGVSRELAEQAAEHGDEIVLPSRNHALVLVSKLHLPTLRALAYARATRPDVLEAVTVSVDDAETRELVHEWEESDVSVPLKVIASPYREVTRPVLDYVKRVSKESPRTVVTVFIPEYVVGRWWEQLLHNQSALRLKGRLLFMPGVMVTSVPWQLTSSERVKALQPHVAPGDARRGIFD; this is translated from the coding sequence GTGTCCAAACTTTCAACCGCTGCGCGCCGTCTGCTGATCGGACGGCCGTTTCGCAGCGATCGGCTTGCCCACACGCTACTGCCCAAGCGCATCGCTCTGCCGGTGTTCGCCTCCGACGCCTTGTCCTCGGTGGCCTACGCCCCCGAAGAGATCTTCCTGATGCTGTCGATCGGCGGCCTGGCGGCCTACGCGCTGTCGCCGTGGATCGGGCTGGCGGTGGCCGCGGTCATGTTGGTGGTGGTGGCCAGCTACCGGCAGAACGTGCATGCCTACCCCTCCGGCGGAGGCGACTACGAGGTGGTCACCACCAATCTCGGCCCTACCGCCGGTCTTACGGTGGCCAGCGCGCTGATGGTGGATTATGTTCTGACCGTTGCCGTTTCGACCGCTTCGGCGATGTCCAACATCGGTTCGGCGGTGCCGGTCGTGGCCCACCACAAGGTGTGGTTCTGCGTGGCCGCGATCCTGTTGGTGACGGCGATGAACCTGCGGGGGGTTCGCGAGTCCGGGTTGGCGTTCGCCATTCCGACTTATGGCTTCATCATTGGAGTGACCGGCATGATCGGCTGGGGTCTGTTCCGTATCTTCGTGCTCGGCAACCCGCTCAAGGCGGACTCGGCCAGCTTCGAGATGCATTCCGAACACGGAAAAATCGCCGGTTTCGCGCTGGTCTTTCTGATGGCGCGGGCATTCTCCTCGGGCTGCGCCGCGCTCACCGGTGTCGAAGCCATCAGCAACGGGGTGCCGGCATTCGAAAAGCCCAAGTCGAAGAACGCGGCCACCACGCTGATGATGCTGGGCGGCATCGCGGTCACCCTGTTGATGGGCATCATCGTGCTGGCCAAGAAGATCGGGGTGCAACTGGTCAGCGACCCGGCGACGCAACTATCCGGCGCCCCGGCCGGTTACTACCAGAAGACGCTGGTCACGCAGCTCGCCGAGACCGTATTCGGCAACTTCCATATCGGCTTCGTGCTGATCACGGCGGTGACCGCGCTCATCCTGGTGCTGGCCGCCAACACCGCCTTCAACGGCTTCCCGGTGCTGGGCTCGGTGTTGGCCCAGCACAGCTACCTGCCCCGGCAACTGCACACCCGCGGTGACCGCTTGGCGTTCTCCAACGGCATCGTGTTCTTGTCGGTGTCGGCGCTGCTGGCCATCGTCGCGTTCCGCGCCGAGCTGAGCGCGCTGATCCAGCTCTACATCGTCGGGGTGTTCATTTCGTTCACCCTGAGTCAGATCGGCATGGTGCGGCACTGGACCAGGTTGCTGCGCACCGAAACCGACCCCGCGGCGCGCCGGCGCATGCTGCGTTCGCGGATCGTCAACACCATCGGCTTCATCGCTACCGGTGCGGTGCTGCTCGTGGTGATGGTCACCAAGTTTCTGGCCGGCGCGTGGATCGCGATCGTCGCCATGGCGCTGCTGTTCATGTTGATGAAGTTGATCCGTCGGCACTACGACGGCGTCAGCCGTGAACTGGCCGAGCAGGCCGCCGAACACGGTGACGAGATTGTGTTGCCCAGCCGCAACCACGCGCTGGTGCTGGTCTCGAAGTTGCACCTGCCCACCCTGCGCGCCCTGGCGTACGCCCGCGCGACCCGGCCTGACGTGCTCGAGGCCGTCACGGTGAGCGTCGATGACGCCGAAACTCGCGAGTTGGTTCATGAGTGGGAGGAAAGCGACGTCAGCGTTCCGCTGAAGGTGATCGCGTCCCCCTACCGGGAAGTCACCCGCCCGGTGCTGGATTACGTCAAACGCGTCAGTAAGGAATCGCCGCGCACCGTGGTGACGGTGTTCATCCCGGAGTATGTGGTGGGACGCTGGTGGGAACAGTTGCTGCACAACCAGAGTGCGCTGCGGCTCAAGGGACGCCTGTTGTTCATGCCCGGTGTGATGGTGACTTCCGTTCCCTGGCAGCTGACTTCGTCTGAACGGGTCAAGGCGTTGCAGCCGCACGTGGCTCCGGGCGACGCCCGTCGGGGCATCTTCGATTGA
- a CDS encoding DUF3093 domain-containing protein, which produces MSDTRVAPQSVRYRERLWVPWWWWPLAFTLAAIIAFEVNLAVRALPGWLPFAALFTVASAVLLWLGRVEVRVTADDAGVELWAGDAHLPVTVVSRSAEIARSAKSAALGRQLDPAAYVVHRAWIGPMVLLVLDDPDDPTPYWLVSCRHPERVLSALRS; this is translated from the coding sequence GTGTCCGATACGCGCGTCGCGCCGCAAAGCGTGCGATATCGCGAGCGGCTGTGGGTGCCCTGGTGGTGGTGGCCACTTGCTTTCACGCTCGCCGCAATCATCGCGTTCGAGGTCAACCTGGCTGTACGCGCCCTACCCGGCTGGCTGCCATTCGCAGCGTTGTTCACCGTCGCGTCCGCCGTGTTGCTGTGGCTGGGCCGAGTCGAGGTTCGGGTCACTGCCGACGACGCCGGGGTCGAACTCTGGGCCGGTGATGCGCATCTGCCGGTCACCGTGGTCTCCCGGTCAGCGGAGATAGCGCGCAGCGCCAAATCGGCCGCGTTGGGCCGTCAGCTCGACCCGGCGGCCTACGTCGTGCACCGGGCCTGGATCGGCCCGATGGTGTTGCTGGTGCTCGATGATCCCGATGACCCGACGCCGTACTGGCTCGTGAGCTGCCGTCACCCCGAGCGGGTGCTATCGGCGCTGCGAAGCTGA
- a CDS encoding DUF3710 domain-containing protein codes for MPAFGRRTRKDDSASEPRPADPPIEEGSADDESLEGPFDIEDFDDPADAETARLDLGSVLIPMPAAGQVQVELTETGVPSAVWVVTPNGRFTIAAYAAPKTAGLWREVASELADSLRKDSAKVSIKDGPWGREVIGSASGAVRFIGVDGYRWMIRCVVNGPHETVEALTDEAREALADTVVRRGDTPLPVRTPLPVQLPEPMVQQLREAAAAAAQQGADETQAPPPSDQPAARRSSEGSAMQQLRSTSTGG; via the coding sequence ATGCCAGCATTCGGTAGACGCACACGCAAGGACGACAGCGCTTCGGAGCCGCGGCCGGCTGATCCGCCGATCGAGGAAGGCTCCGCCGACGACGAGTCGCTCGAGGGTCCGTTCGACATCGAGGACTTCGACGACCCGGCGGACGCCGAGACGGCCCGGCTCGATCTGGGGTCGGTGCTCATTCCCATGCCGGCGGCGGGCCAGGTGCAGGTCGAGCTGACCGAGACCGGCGTGCCCAGCGCGGTGTGGGTCGTCACGCCCAACGGGCGATTCACCATCGCCGCCTATGCAGCCCCCAAGACGGCGGGCCTGTGGCGCGAGGTGGCCAGTGAACTCGCCGATTCGCTGCGCAAGGACTCGGCCAAGGTGTCCATCAAGGACGGGCCGTGGGGGCGCGAAGTGATCGGCTCGGCTTCCGGCGCGGTGCGCTTCATCGGCGTCGACGGCTATCGCTGGATGATCCGGTGCGTGGTCAACGGACCGCACGAGACCGTTGAAGCGCTGACCGACGAGGCTCGCGAGGCGTTGGCGGACACGGTCGTTCGACGAGGAGACACGCCGCTGCCGGTACGCACCCCGCTGCCGGTGCAGCTGCCGGAGCCGATGGTGCAGCAGCTGCGCGAGGCCGCGGCCGCGGCCGCACAACAGGGCGCCGACGAGACCCAAGCGCCGCCACCCTCGGACCAGCCGGCCGCGCGTCGCAGCAGCGAGGGGTCGGCGATGCAGCAGTTGCGCAGCACCTCGACTGGCGGTTAG
- a CDS encoding DUF4193 domain-containing protein — MPTDYDAPRRTETDDVSEDSLEELKARRNEAASAVVDVDESESAESFELPGADLSGEELSVRVIPKQADEFTCSSCFLVQHRSRLASEKNGVMICTDCAA, encoded by the coding sequence ATGCCTACCGACTATGACGCTCCGCGGCGTACCGAGACTGACGATGTTTCGGAGGACTCGCTGGAGGAGCTCAAAGCACGACGGAACGAGGCGGCGTCGGCCGTGGTCGACGTCGACGAATCCGAGTCTGCCGAGTCTTTCGAACTACCTGGCGCCGATCTTTCGGGTGAAGAACTGTCGGTGCGCGTGATTCCGAAGCAGGCAGACGAATTCACCTGCTCGAGTTGCTTTCTGGTGCAACATCGCAGCCGGCTGGCCAGCGAGAAGAACGGCGTGATGATCTGTACCGACTGCGCGGCCTGA
- a CDS encoding inositol monophosphatase family protein: MTRPDKPGVQPARLREVAVTVATEAAAFVRRRRAEVFGPSAERGAGAEAVRAKTTPTDPVTVVDTETEQLLRDRLAALRPGDPILGEEGGGPRDSAADAAGAVTWVLDPIDGTVNFVYGIPAYAVSVGAQIDGVSVAGAVADVVAGRVYSAASGLGAHVTDGHRTHQLRCNDVDELSMALLGTGFGYSPTRRVRQAELVAQMLPVVRDVRRIGSAALDLCMVAAGHLDAYYEHGLQVWDCAAGALIAAEAGARVVLPPPGAHGAGLVVAAAPGIAEALLAALQRVGGSDPID, encoded by the coding sequence GTGACACGCCCCGACAAACCCGGTGTGCAGCCCGCGCGGCTGCGTGAGGTGGCCGTGACGGTCGCCACTGAGGCGGCTGCCTTCGTGCGGCGCCGGCGCGCCGAGGTGTTCGGCCCGAGCGCCGAACGTGGCGCCGGTGCGGAAGCGGTGCGCGCTAAGACCACCCCCACCGATCCGGTGACGGTGGTCGACACCGAGACCGAACAGCTGCTGCGGGACCGACTGGCGGCGCTTCGGCCGGGCGACCCCATCCTCGGTGAGGAGGGTGGTGGGCCGCGCGATTCGGCCGCCGATGCCGCCGGCGCGGTCACCTGGGTCCTCGACCCCATCGACGGGACGGTGAACTTCGTCTACGGCATTCCCGCCTACGCGGTGTCAGTCGGCGCGCAGATCGACGGTGTGTCGGTGGCCGGTGCGGTAGCCGATGTCGTTGCCGGCCGGGTGTATTCGGCGGCCAGCGGGCTGGGAGCGCACGTCACCGACGGGCACCGAACCCACCAGCTGCGGTGCAATGACGTGGACGAGTTGTCAATGGCGTTGCTGGGAACCGGATTCGGATACTCGCCGACGCGCCGGGTCCGCCAGGCCGAGTTGGTGGCACAGATGTTGCCGGTGGTACGGGACGTGCGGCGGATCGGTTCGGCGGCCCTGGATCTGTGCATGGTTGCGGCCGGCCACCTGGACGCGTACTACGAGCACGGTCTGCAGGTGTGGGATTGCGCGGCGGGCGCGTTGATCGCCGCGGAGGCCGGCGCGCGCGTGGTGTTGCCGCCCCCGGGCGCGCACGGGGCCGGCCTGGTGGTCGCCGCGGCGCCGGGTATCGCCGAGGCGTTGCTGGCAGCACTGCAGCGCGTCGGAGGTTCGGATCCGATCGACTGA
- a CDS encoding OB-fold nucleic acid binding domain-containing protein: protein MGAQGYLRRLTRRLTEDPEQRDVEELSDEVLSTGAQRAIDCQRGQEVTMVGTLRSVETNGKGCSGGVRAELFDGSDTVTLVWLGQRRIPGIESGRTLRVRGRMGKMENGTKAIYNPHYEIQR from the coding sequence ATGGGGGCCCAAGGGTATCTACGCCGGCTCACCCGTCGGTTGACGGAGGACCCGGAACAACGCGACGTCGAAGAATTGTCCGACGAAGTCCTCAGTACCGGCGCGCAGCGCGCCATCGATTGCCAGCGCGGCCAGGAGGTCACGATGGTCGGCACGCTGCGCAGCGTCGAAACGAACGGCAAGGGATGCTCCGGAGGGGTCCGCGCGGAATTGTTCGACGGCAGCGACACGGTCACGCTGGTGTGGCTGGGGCAGCGACGCATCCCCGGTATCGAATCCGGACGCACCCTGCGGGTGCGGGGCCGGATGGGCAAGATGGAGAACGGCACCAAGGCCATCTACAACCCGCACTACGAAATTCAGCGGTGA
- the ppgK gene encoding polyphosphate--glucose phosphotransferase: MTSTASGIDPVGSPSQRRGFGIDVGGSGIKGAIVDLDTGQLIGDRIKLLTPQPATPDAVAKTIAEVVNGFGWTGPLGVTYPGVVTHGIVQTAANVDKAWIGTNARDIISAELSGQEVTILNDADAAGLAEERYGAGKGHEGLVVLLTFGTGIGSALIHNGKLIPNTEFGHLEVGGKEAEERAASSVKERNGWSYEKWTKQVTRVLVAIENAIWPDLFIAGGGISRKADKWVHLLENRTPVVPATLQNAAGIVGAAMASVGDVTH; encoded by the coding sequence ATGACCAGCACCGCCTCCGGAATTGACCCCGTCGGTTCCCCGTCGCAGCGCCGAGGCTTCGGAATCGATGTCGGCGGTAGCGGCATCAAGGGCGCGATCGTCGATCTGGATACCGGTCAATTGATCGGCGACCGGATCAAATTGCTGACACCACAGCCGGCCACCCCGGATGCCGTCGCCAAGACCATCGCCGAAGTGGTCAACGGATTCGGCTGGACCGGACCGCTCGGGGTCACCTACCCGGGTGTGGTCACGCACGGCATCGTGCAGACGGCGGCCAACGTGGACAAAGCCTGGATCGGGACCAACGCCCGCGACATCATCAGCGCCGAACTCTCCGGCCAGGAGGTCACCATCCTCAACGACGCCGACGCCGCGGGCCTGGCGGAGGAACGCTACGGCGCCGGCAAGGGCCATGAAGGGCTGGTCGTGCTGCTCACCTTCGGCACCGGCATCGGTTCGGCCCTCATTCACAACGGCAAACTGATTCCCAACACCGAGTTCGGTCACCTCGAGGTCGGCGGAAAGGAAGCCGAGGAGCGGGCGGCGTCGTCGGTGAAAGAACGGAACGGGTGGAGCTACGAAAAGTGGACAAAACAGGTGACCAGGGTGCTGGTCGCGATCGAGAACGCGATCTGGCCCGACCTGTTCATCGCCGGCGGCGGGATCAGCCGTAAGGCCGACAAGTGGGTGCACTTGCTGGAAAACCGCACCCCGGTCGTCCCGGCGACCCTGCAGAACGCGGCCGGCATCGTCGGAGCTGCCATGGCGTCAGTCGGCGACGTGACGCACTGA
- a CDS encoding potassium channel family protein, translated as MKVAVAGAGAVGRSVTRELVANKHDVTLIERNADHLDTDAIPAAHWLLGDACELSLLEHMHLEDFDVVVAATGDDKVNVVLSLLAKTEFAVPRVVARVNDPRNEWLFTDAWGVDVAVSTPRMLASLIEEAVAVGDLVRLMEFRKGQANLVEITLPDDTPWGGKPVRKLQLPRNVSLVTILRGSRVIVPEGDEPLEGGDELLFVAVTEAEEELRKLLLPTS; from the coding sequence ATGAAGGTAGCTGTCGCCGGCGCGGGCGCAGTCGGGCGCTCGGTCACCCGGGAACTCGTCGCGAACAAACACGACGTAACGCTGATCGAGCGCAACGCCGATCACCTCGACACCGACGCCATCCCCGCCGCGCACTGGCTGCTGGGCGATGCCTGCGAGTTGAGTCTGCTCGAACACATGCACCTGGAAGACTTCGACGTCGTGGTCGCCGCTACCGGCGACGACAAGGTGAACGTGGTGCTCAGCCTGCTGGCCAAGACCGAATTCGCGGTGCCGCGGGTGGTGGCCCGGGTCAATGACCCCCGCAACGAATGGCTGTTCACCGACGCGTGGGGCGTCGACGTCGCGGTGTCGACGCCCCGCATGCTGGCCTCGTTGATCGAGGAGGCCGTGGCCGTGGGCGACCTGGTGCGGCTGATGGAGTTCCGCAAGGGCCAGGCCAATCTGGTCGAGATCACCTTGCCCGACGACACCCCGTGGGGCGGCAAGCCGGTACGCAAACTGCAGTTGCCGCGCAACGTCTCGCTCGTGACCATTCTGCGGGGGTCGCGGGTGATCGTGCCGGAGGGCGACGAGCCGCTCGAAGGCGGCGACGAGTTGCTGTTCGTCGCAGTCACCGAGGCCGAAGAGGAACTGCGCAAACTGCTGTTGCCGACGAGCTGA
- the dut gene encoding dUTP diphosphatase has protein sequence MSTSLAIVRLDPGLPMPSRAHDGDAGVDLFSAEDVELAPGHRALVGTGIAVAVPFGMVGLIHPRSGLASRVGLSIVNSPGTIDAGYRGEIKVALINLDPSTAIVVHRGDRIAQLVIQRVELVELVEVASFDEAGLAETSRGEGGHGSSGGHASL, from the coding sequence GTGTCGACCAGTCTGGCCATCGTCCGTCTCGACCCTGGCCTCCCGATGCCCAGCCGCGCCCACGACGGTGACGCGGGCGTAGACCTGTTCAGTGCCGAAGACGTCGAGCTGGCACCCGGTCACCGCGCTCTCGTGGGTACCGGGATAGCGGTCGCGGTGCCGTTCGGCATGGTCGGTCTGATACATCCCCGTTCCGGGCTCGCGTCCCGGGTGGGGCTGTCCATCGTCAACAGTCCCGGGACCATCGATGCGGGATATCGTGGCGAAATCAAGGTCGCGCTGATCAACCTCGACCCCAGCACCGCGATCGTGGTGCATCGCGGCGACCGCATTGCCCAGCTGGTGATCCAGCGGGTCGAATTGGTCGAATTGGTGGAGGTTGCGTCATTCGACGAAGCAGGGCTGGCAGAAACGTCCCGTGGCGAAGGTGGCCACGGTTCCTCGGGCGGGCACGCGAGTCTGTGA
- a CDS encoding DUF3159 domain-containing protein, with protein MRDNRFSAERVLAQAGGVSGLIYSSLPVVTFVIASSVAGLLPAIGSALGAAALVLLWRLVRRDSLQPALSGFFGVAVCALIAYLVGQSKGYFLLGIWMSLFWAVLFAVSIVIRRPVVGYLWSWASGRDNGWRAVPRAVYAFDIATLCWTVVFVARFAVQGHLYEVGKTGWLGVTRIAMGWPLTALAALVTYGAIKAVLRALPAAERPAVAEVDGDHVS; from the coding sequence GTGCGGGATAACCGTTTCAGCGCCGAGCGCGTGCTCGCGCAGGCCGGTGGGGTGAGCGGTCTCATCTACTCCTCGTTGCCGGTGGTGACGTTTGTGATCGCGTCCAGCGTCGCCGGCCTGCTGCCCGCGATCGGCAGTGCACTGGGTGCGGCCGCCCTGGTGCTGCTGTGGCGGCTGGTCCGTCGGGACTCGTTACAGCCGGCCCTGTCCGGGTTTTTCGGTGTCGCCGTGTGCGCGCTGATCGCTTACCTGGTCGGGCAGTCCAAGGGATATTTCCTGCTGGGTATCTGGATGTCGTTGTTCTGGGCGGTGCTGTTCGCCGTGTCGATCGTCATCCGCCGTCCGGTGGTGGGTTACCTGTGGAGCTGGGCCAGCGGCCGCGACAACGGCTGGCGCGCGGTGCCCCGCGCGGTCTATGCGTTCGACATCGCGACGCTGTGCTGGACGGTGGTGTTCGTCGCGCGCTTCGCAGTCCAGGGGCATCTCTACGAGGTCGGCAAGACCGGCTGGCTGGGCGTGACCCGGATCGCCATGGGCTGGCCGCTGACCGCGCTGGCCGCTCTGGTGACGTACGGCGCGATCAAGGCCGTGTTACGGGCGCTACCGGCGGCCGAGCGCCCGGCAGTGGCCGAGGTCGACGGAGACCACGTCAGCTGA
- a CDS encoding alpha/beta hydrolase: MVVELRGVTTVLMAGTGSDENYVYRAFSAPLQALGAVLVTPAPQPHRLLDGYVAALDDAARGGPIAVGGVSIGAAVAVTWALAHPERTVAVLAALPAWAGDPGAAPAALAARYTASQLRRDGLEATTAQMRASSPPWLADELARSWAVQWPLLPDAMEEAASYVAPSCVELTRLAAPLGVAAAVDDPIHPLQVGVDWVTAAPRAALRTVTLDEFGAHPAALGAACLGALGDAS; the protein is encoded by the coding sequence GTGGTTGTCGAGTTGCGCGGTGTCACGACGGTGTTAATGGCAGGTACCGGATCCGACGAAAACTACGTCTACCGGGCATTTTCGGCGCCGCTGCAGGCACTTGGTGCGGTGTTGGTCACACCCGCGCCCCAACCGCATCGATTGCTCGACGGTTATGTGGCCGCGCTGGACGACGCGGCGCGCGGCGGACCGATAGCGGTCGGTGGTGTGTCAATAGGTGCCGCCGTGGCCGTGACCTGGGCACTGGCCCACCCGGAGCGCACCGTCGCCGTCCTGGCGGCCCTACCGGCCTGGGCCGGGGATCCCGGCGCAGCGCCGGCGGCGCTGGCCGCGCGCTACACGGCCTCGCAGTTGCGCCGGGACGGCCTGGAGGCCACCACGGCACAGATGCGGGCGTCGAGCCCACCCTGGCTGGCCGACGAGCTGGCGCGGTCATGGGCGGTGCAGTGGCCGCTGCTGCCGGATGCCATGGAGGAGGCGGCGTCCTACGTCGCACCGAGCTGTGTCGAGCTGACACGGCTGGCCGCGCCGCTGGGCGTGGCGGCCGCGGTCGACGACCCGATCCACCCTCTGCAGGTCGGCGTCGACTGGGTGACCGCGGCGCCCCGGGCCGCCCTGCGCACCGTGACGCTGGACGAGTTCGGGGCGCACCCGGCCGCTCTGGGTGCGGCGTGCCTGGGCGCCCTGGGTGATGCGAGCTGA